A region from the Xenopus laevis strain J_2021 chromosome 4S, Xenopus_laevis_v10.1, whole genome shotgun sequence genome encodes:
- the psmd13.S gene encoding proteasome 26S subunit, non-ATPase 13 S homeolog gives MRDVTGFLQLQQSQSSAPETAAIWHRLEELYNKKLWHQLTLQLLDFVQDPECSKGDGLIKIYENFISDFEHRINPLSLVEIILHVVRQMTDPTVALNFLEKTREKVKSSDEAVILCRTAIGALKLNIGELPATKETIEAVEEMLGSLPGVTSVHSRFYDLSSKYYQTIGNHASYYKDALRYLGCTDHKDLSVTEQQDRAFTLGLAGLLGDGVYNFGELLMHPVLESLRNSDRQWLIDTLYAFNSGNVETFRALKTAWGQQPDLAANEPLLLKKIQLLCLMEMTFTRPANHRQLTFEEIAKSAQVIVNDVELLVMKALSVGLLRGSIDEVDKRVHITWVQPRVLDLQQIKGMKDRLEHWCTDVKSMEMLVEHQAHDILT, from the exons ATGAGGGACGTGACCGGATTCCTACAGCTGCAGCAAAGCCAGAGCTCGGCCCCTGAGACAGCGGCAATTTGGCACCGGCTGGAGGAGCTTTACAACAAGAA gctttgGCATCAGCTGACATTGCAACTGCTAGACTTTGTGCAAGATCCAGAGTGCTCTAAAGGAGATGGACTCATTAAG ATATACGAGAACTTTATCAGTGATTTTGAGCACAG aATTAACCCATTGTCTTTGGTAGAAATCATTCTGCACGTGGTCAGACAGATGACAG ATCCCACAGTGGCTCTGAATTTCCTGGAGAAAACTCGGGAGAAG GTCAAAAGCAGTGATGAAGCCGTGATACTGTGCAGGACAGCCATCGGAGCCCTAAAACTGAACATTGGAGAGCTGCCGGCCACAAAG GAAACCATTGAGGCAGTGGAAGAGATGTTAGGCTCACTCCCTGGTGTAACCTCTGTGCACAGCCGATTCTATGACCTCTCCAGCAAGTATTATCAGACAATTGGAAATCATGCCTCTTACTACAAAGATGCATTGCGCTATCTAGGTTGCACAGATCACAAGGACCTCTCTG TCACAGAACAGCAAGACAGAGCCTTTACCCTGGGACTGGCAGGTCTGCTGGGAGATGGAGTCTACAACTTTGGAGAGCTA CTGATGCATCCAGTACTGGAATCTCTGCGCAACTCTGACCGGCAGTGGCTCATAGACACTCTCTATGCCTTCAACAGCGGCAACGTGGAGACTTTCCGTGCACTGAAAACTGCTTGGGGACAGCAG CCTGATCTTGCTGCTAATGAACCACTTTTGCTAAAGAAAATCCAGTTACTTTGTCTCATGGAG ATGACCTTTACACGTCCTGCCAATCACCGCCAGCTCACCTTTGAAGAAATCGCTAAGAGCGCACAGGTCATTGTTAATGAT GTGGAGCTTCTGGTGATGAAGGCCCTGTCAGTGGGGCTGCTCCGGGGCAGTATTGATGAGGTAGACAAGAGAGTGCACATCACTTGGGTGCAGCCACGGGTCCTAGATCTACAGCAG atCAAGGGAATGAAAGACCGCCTAGAGCACTGGTGCACAGACGTGAAGAGTATGGAAATGCTTGTAGAACACCAAGCTCATGACATCTTGACGTAA
- the pts.S gene encoding 6-pyruvoyl tetrahydrobiopterin synthase, with amino-acid sequence MQNCDLIMSHPEPRIIQISRRLSFSASHRLHSNSLSEEENKRIFGKCNNPNGHGHNYKAIVTVRGKIDPITGMVMNLTDLKQYMEECITVPLDHKNVDKDVPYFQNVVSTVENITVFIWEELQKRLPAGLLYEVCVHETDSNSAIYRGE; translated from the exons ATGCAGAACTGTGACTTAATAATGTCGCACCCGGAGCCTCGTATCATCCAGATTTCACGCCGTTTGTCTTTCAGTGCAAGCCATCGTCTTCACAG CAATTCTCTGAgcgaagaagaaaacaaaagaatattTGGAAAGTGCAACAACCCTAATGGCCATGGTCACAACTACAAAG CAATTGTCACAGTCCGGGGAAAG ATTGACCCCATAACTGGAATGGTTATGAACCTTACTGATTTGAAACAGTACATGGag GAATGCATCACAGTTCCCCTGGAccataaaaatgtggataaagaTGTGccttacttccaaaatgttgttaG TACTGTGGAAAACATAACTGTGTTTATTTGGGAGGAGCTGCAGAAGAGGCTGCCGGCTGGGCTGCTGTATGAGGTGTGCGTGCATGAGACAGACTCCAACAGTGCCATTTACCGCGgggaataa